In the Primulina eburnea isolate SZY01 chromosome 15, ASM2296580v1, whole genome shotgun sequence genome, TAAATCTGGGTCATAGCTGTATAACAAGATTAGAATCACTTTCCATGCCACTCAGGGATGCTGCTGATTACTTGAGGTTCTGTATCTTGGTGGGAACTATTTTGTGAACATAAACTTAACTTTTGGTGGCATAAATGCAAATCATTCTTCCGTCTGTGCCTCCAAGGCATATGTGAGTACTCTTTTAAAAGGTATTAAACTCTTATTGTCATCACTAAACCTCGAAATCTTGTTTTGCCAGTTAGCCAAAATATTGTGTTTAAAAGTAGTTGTGCATTAGAGATGTCAGTATATCTTGCAATCATGTAATTGAGAAAACCATTGGCAATAGGAtaactattttaaatatgttgatttaattaaaacatcatCTTGCAATATTGAAGCACTTGACTattaaattaaagaggaaaacTGGATATTGTTTCTGACACCATTGACAACAGGAATTTTTAACCATGTTGGATGCAACAaaagctatttttaaatttctagCAAGTGTAGGctatattaaagaaaaaaaatagatgTTTAGTAAAAAACTGATCTATATATTGTTTTTGAATATATGGATGATACTTTTCCCTGAATTGCAAATTTCTCTTTTGATAATTCAGATATGGAGTCGTCTCTTTAGTGGTTGGCGGAAAGCACGGCGATGTTAAgctgttgaattttttttatgtggCTTCGTTCTATAATTTCGGATAAAATTGATACCTTTATATTTTAAGTTAAATTTTTACAAAGTTTGTGAGCGCTTTATATGTTGGCTTTGTTATATTTACTATAAGCCTATGTACCCAAATTGGTACGCATTTCTTGTGAAACATATTTCCTCCTAGTTTTTCTGGATAGATGGTAATCTCTTTGAAAGTTTGGAAACCCCCTTCTGCTGACATGGCGGTTAAAATGAAAAATTGCTTAGCAATAAAGTAGTGGTCTCTTGTTGTTTGGTGGAGGGAATTAGTGGGTTACTGTGGGAGAAAGAAGTCATATTTGTTAATACCATTTTATTGCCCTTTTTTATATTTAAGTATCACTTAGCAGCTTTGTGAATGTTTTTCATCTTTTTGGTTGTTATCATAACAGATGTATAATTAGATTAGTTTTCTACATAATGCAGCGTTATCATCTGTTTTTTTTCCGACATTTGCTTAATGTGTAGTTTATATGATGGTTTCCTTTTTCACCTCAGGACTATGAAGTGGAAACTTTGCTTTGCTTTCAGTTCAGAATGCTGCACACAGGTTAGGATAGGAGACACCAGCATGATTTGTGACATTGAAGATTCATTTATGTATCGACATGGACAAATCTAACCATATCCGAATTGAAAACTATTTGATGAAGAAACATTCTATTACATATTAATGTAATTTTTTATACGCTACATGTTTTTTGTTATAAAAAGTCATTATATGAAAACTTCTCTAGTATTCtgaaaaattcatttttccttGTGTACGGTTATTGTAAGTTCTTCCCACTTGAGCTAAAGATGAATCTGTACTACTTAATGTCGGGATTATTGTTGTTTGTGAGGCGACAGTTTTTGCGAATTTCCCCTTGCTTCCCTGTCAATACTCCTAGTCCACCCATCCTGCTTATTGACAAAGTAAATTCCCTCCGAAAACTTTCAAACTTCTCTGCATACTCGAGGACTAGTTGTGATGTGTTGTAATTGAACAATAGCTGCTGGTCAACTCCAAGAACTGAATCATATGACAGTACATTAGAGTAGTAGGTATTGGTGAAAGAATATGCATCCCCATTTTTGTCTGTCAAAAAGATAGTTGGGTCCTTATCACTCTTCTTCTTCGACGACGGCGATGATGAAGATGATGGGCATAGTTGTCTAAGTTTTTCTAACAATAACCTGCTCATGGTGGGATCTGCTTTTTGGGTTTTGTTATAGTCGTATAGGCGATCATGAATGTCTTCGCAATGTGTTTTCCCCAGTGTATGCGCCCCTGGAGGTAGAACATAAATAGAAGATGGCTTAATGTTCTTTGAAACATAGGACGAAGTTTTTCTGAGGGGAACTGTTGAGAAGAATATCAATTTACCTAAAAGCGTAGCGTAATCCTGTGCATCCAAACCTTTCGATTTGAAGTATGCATAACCTTCTTCCCATGAGACAGAGGGTGATGGAAGATCCACCCATGCTGCCTTTGATTCTAAGCCATCCCTTCTTCCCAAGAACACTGGATATGATGGTGCACCTGCCTGTACTTGTATTTTCACAAATAAGACTAGTAGTACGAATCATTTTCATTTCAACTcatcaaaaatcaaaataattctATTCCCGTCAAGTTTTTCCTTCCTCTTGAATTTATGTACAAACCATCCGTTGCCACCAGCAGAGGGCTGAATGGAAGCAGGAAGTTCGCCCACTGAATGgaaaatgtaataatttaaattttgcaAAGAGATATAAGTTTTGCACCACTGAAGTACATTAGCTCGCAGCCTGCTTTATGACGTAATACTAATAGTGAAATGGGTCTCATGGCTGGGTTTAGCTCGTTTaagttttatatttattatcgtATATTTTTCAACGATagaaaatttgataaaatcGAAAATTACTCGGCGAGTATAACAACTCAAGTAAATATTTCTATTTTTCAAAGTACCTACAAGTCCTTAGAAGGGATCAAGGGATCCATTTTCACAACTCTACGGTCTAATCTATGCTATATCTGGTACTCTCCTCGTTATAATTTCACTATCGAGTAAAATTACAGTGTTAACAGATTAATTACCAGATGAACTGCGTCTCGAACCGAAAGCACAAGAATATCAGTACACGAGACAGCCTCAGGACACCGGGCCTCAACCACTTTCTTGATCTTGTCGATCAGTATGAATCCATCCAGCCTTGAATTTTTTGTAGCATTTTTCTCTGTTCGAGGCCCATCTAGTAATATGGATCCATCACACCCCTAAATACCCAATCTGTCAATTTTCGAGtgaatacatacatacatacatacatttatatatGTACATTCAAGAAATATGTGACAAACTTACATTAACCATGCAATCTGCATAGAGTAACTTGAGCAACTTGGCAGTGATACTTTTATCTTTATCCCACCATAACTCCACTTGATGCTTCACAAATGCCTCGACATTGGCACAAGTCTTGAGCTTCTTGTAAAAATGGCGTTTCAATGGCTTGTCCTCCGGTGGTAGAGTTACCGCTGCATGAACACGGCTGACGTACAAGCTCAGCCCTACTCCCACCACCATGCAAATTACTGTCACAAAATTATATCCTCTCCTCTCCATGATTGATCAACAACTTAGCTATTCTATCATTCAAAGGAAATGAATTTCATTACATATCTATAGCTATGTCTctttgtctatatatatatatatatatatatatatatatatatatatatatatatatatataatggcaACCTGGAAATGTTATTATACTTGAAGAATAATATTTCGTATATAAAGTAGTAAACAAGCAAGTTTAATTTATCATGTCAATGATGAAATTAAGAGTCAAAATTATAAGAATTtggtaaaatttaaaatgatgattgaATTTAACTACTTACCATGAACACGGCTCTCATTTAATTTGATAATGCGAATTAAGGGAGCTAGGAATATATAACAAATAAATTCAAGCATAAAAACCCCAAAACAATTTtcaaatgacaaaaacttgtgtgagacggtctcacgagtcgtattttatgagacatatcttttatttgtgtcatcaatgaaaaaatgttactttttatgctaagagtattactttttattgtgaatatcggtagggttgacccgtctcacagataaatattcgtgagaccatctcacaagagacttactctttTCAAATATGATATATCAGAAAATAtgttctaattttttttctttagaaATAATATAGTTCCCAATCGTGTATATTTCCATGTTCATGATATATGAATGCGTTCATGAGCAGCAATGGGTAGATTTCAGGTCCCTTCTTCGAAGAAATTCAACCATACTTCAAGTACATCACACTCTTCCACATGATTCACTAGCTGTCAGTTTAAtttactctttttttttaaatgaaggtAATGATAATTGTTTTAATTCTTATCATTATTTTATGTCGATTTAAAAATTATCATCATTAAGTTTTTCTTCATCATTTAAATTTATGTTTTTGCAAATTTGTGtatgttatcaaatttcaaaattaaactatttttgtttttgttttttttttttgaaatttttgtccAATTTTCGACGTGGCATTAGTAGTGTGACTCCATAGTAGAGTTGATTGACAGCAACCAATATGACACTCACATGTACAACGTCATATCAATTTTCGCgatgaaaaatgattaaaatttcaaaaaattgaaatatacgTGACTAAATCTTAATTTTCACAATATAAATGATTGAAATTATAAAAAGACAaacttacaattttttttaaagttataAGAAAAGAAAGAATACCGACTTATGAAAACGTTACACAAATTTGATTCCAGTCATGCATGTATTACGGAAGTTTGGAATGCACGTGATTGTTAAATAATTGTTACTTTATGGATCATGTAACTTTAAATTGCATGCTATATTTCCTTAAACCAAGCCAAAAGCTTCCGAACAAGTTGTCAAGTagcattatttaattagtatgaTTCTAAATATGATAGTTTGCCATTCTTGATTTATTGAAAACTGATCCATTAATTACTGAAAATAGTACAATTCATGaatatatattttcttaaaaatggAAAACGAAAGCAGATTGGTACATGAACCATCGGGTGGTTAAAATTAAATTGATACataaattatcgataattatcaaatttgtaTATTGGCAGCAGAACTCTCCAATTCGATAAAGTCCAGTCTTATGTGCTTAGTCTCGTTCTCATGAAATGCATTTTGATTGGTCTTGACTTCTGGTTCGTCGTGTTCATGTATTGTGTtgggacaaaaacttgtgtgagacggtctcacgggtcgtatttgtgagacgggtctcttatttgggttacccatgaaaaagtattattttttattgtgaatatgggtagggttcacccgtctcacagattatgatccgtgagatggtctcacataagactcactcgTGTATTGGACCTgaaaatatttaacattttagatttttctttatcCATACATGTCCAGATACAATTGAGTATTATGTCATGAAAGTTACAATCATTATTGCTAAAAACTAAGTCAATTTTATCATCAACTTGTTTTTGCACTT is a window encoding:
- the LOC140813759 gene encoding probable peroxidase 26 produces the protein MERRGYNFVTVICMVVGVGLSLYVSRVHAAVTLPPEDKPLKRHFYKKLKTCANVEAFVKHQVELWWDKDKSITAKLLKLLYADCMVNGCDGSILLDGPRTEKNATKNSRLDGFILIDKIKKVVEARCPEAVSCTDILVLSVRDAVHLAGAPSYPVFLGRRDGLESKAAWVDLPSPSVSWEEGYAYFKSKGLDAQDYATLLGAHTLGKTHCEDIHDRLYDYNKTQKADPTMSRLLLEKLRQLCPSSSSSPSSKKKSDKDPTIFLTDKNGDAYSFTNTYYSNVLSYDSVLGVDQQLLFNYNTSQLVLEYAEKFESFRREFTLSISRMGGLGVLTGKQGEIRKNCRLTNNNNPDIK